Proteins encoded by one window of Thiovulum sp. ES:
- a CDS encoding Mg-chelatase subunit ChlD (PFAM: von Willebrand factor type A domain), with product MSNLHFQYPEVFILLFVFIFCSYFCKPRTSSILFPRVSFFHGVGLKSVNYLKYLKWITIVSLLLAISSPYQKYIETVDPKEGLNIALVIDTSESMKAIGFLNSNRRVNRFDVVKTVVSDFIQKRERDNLGLVVFGEYAFISAPLTYDKKILDTMLGNLQIGMAGKMTALYDAIGQSVNLLKSEENSSNIAIVVTDGMNTAGVLPRDKAIELAKGRGIKIYTIGIGRQGEINPLDLNDIAIQTGGKFFMARDGNELQTIYAEIDRLEKREIKSEDFELKTYLYFYPLLISLLSLTIYTVLKNRRDLI from the coding sequence GTGAGTAATTTGCATTTTCAGTATCCAGAAGTTTTTATTCTCCTTTTTGTCTTCATATTCTGCTCATATTTTTGCAAACCTAGAACCTCATCGATACTTTTTCCACGAGTCTCATTTTTTCATGGAGTTGGTTTAAAATCTGTAAATTATCTTAAATATCTTAAGTGGATTACAATTGTCTCTCTGCTTTTGGCAATCTCATCTCCGTATCAAAAATATATCGAAACAGTTGATCCAAAAGAGGGCTTAAATATTGCTCTTGTTATCGACACAAGCGAATCTATGAAAGCAATTGGATTCCTAAATAGCAACCGTCGTGTAAATCGTTTCGATGTTGTTAAAACTGTTGTCTCAGATTTTATTCAAAAGAGAGAGAGAGATAATTTGGGTCTTGTTGTTTTTGGAGAGTATGCTTTTATTTCCGCACCACTCACTTATGACAAAAAGATTTTAGACACAATGTTAGGAAACTTGCAAATTGGAATGGCAGGAAAAATGACAGCCCTTTACGATGCAATTGGTCAAAGTGTAAATCTTTTGAAAAGTGAAGAGAATAGCTCAAATATCGCAATTGTTGTTACAGATGGAATGAACACGGCGGGAGTTTTGCCACGGGATAAAGCTATCGAACTGGCAAAAGGTCGTGGAATTAAAATTTACACAATTGGAATTGGGCGACAAGGAGAAATCAATCCACTTGATTTAAACGACATCGCAATTCAAACAGGTGGAAAATTTTTCATGGCAAGAGATGGAAATGAGTTACAAACAATCTATGCTGAAATTGATAGACTTGAAAAACGGGAAATCAAAAGCGAAGATTTTGAGTTAAAAACTTATCTCTATTTCTATCCACTCCTTATTTCGCTTCTTTCACTTACAATCTATACTGTTTTAAAAAATCGTCGTGATTTAATTTGA
- a CDS encoding crcB protein (PFAM: CrcB-like protein~TIGRFAM: protein CrcB): MSIQTILAVGFGGFFGANLRLILNGVANQNFHLLSIPVGTLSVNLLGSLLIGFFFAIFHNFEISPEIKTFLSTGFLGALTTFSTFAYENLLLLQGGNFFGAFLNMSLNLFGTILFAFVGLKFGNLIFN; encoded by the coding sequence TTGTCAATTCAAACAATTTTAGCAGTCGGATTTGGTGGATTTTTTGGTGCAAACTTACGACTAATTTTAAACGGAGTCGCGAACCAAAATTTTCATCTGCTCTCAATTCCAGTCGGAACACTTTCAGTAAATTTGCTTGGAAGTCTCCTAATTGGATTTTTCTTTGCAATTTTTCACAATTTTGAGATTTCACCAGAAATAAAAACATTTCTCTCAACTGGATTTCTCGGGGCATTAACAACTTTTTCAACTTTTGCATACGAAAATTTATTGCTTTTACAAGGAGGAAATTTTTTCGGAGCTTTTTTGAATATGAGTTTAAACCTTTTTGGAACTATTCTTTTTGCATTTGTCGGTTTAAAATTTGGAAATTTAATTTTCAATTGA